One genomic region from Lates calcarifer isolate ASB-BC8 linkage group LG10, TLL_Latcal_v3, whole genome shotgun sequence encodes:
- the LOC108883053 gene encoding cyclin-dependent kinase inhibitor 1C, which yields MSNVQLSSSAQERLVARRTFPLHRRTSVCRNLFGPVDHDELSREMKAKMREISERDQQRWNFNFEANTPLDGDYEWEEVPVDKSPAFYQDSVQNGRTRVPATPVKQCPSSDSVLPETPSMDVLERLVVPESSSTPCQVEVNQENRTDKLNSGKPSHRQVPCVTRKRTATTDNNTHITDFFVKRKRAADRKSNDMSACHLSKSPIPVEQTPRKRIR from the exons ATGTCCAACGTCCAGTTATCGAGCAGCGCGCAGGAGAGGCTGGTGGCCAGGAGGACCTTCCCTCTCCACAGACGCACCAGCGTCTGTCGCAACCTCTTCGGACCGGTGGATCACGACGAACTGAGTCGGGAGATGAAAGCCAAGATGCGGGAGATTTCCGAGCGAGACCAGCAGAGGTGGAACTTTAATTTCGAGGCCAACACCCCGCTGGATGGGGATTACGAATGGGAAGAGGTACCCGTGGATAAGAGCCCGGCGTTTTATCAGGACTCTGTACAGAACGGCAGGACCAGGGTGCCTGCGACTCCCGTCAAGCAGTGCCCCTCCTCGGACTCTGTTCTCCCGGAGACCCCTAGCATGGATGTACTGGAGCGTTTGGTCGTCCCCGAGAGCAGCAGCACTCCCTGCCAGGTGGAGGTCAACCAGGAGAACCGAACAGACAAGCTCAACTCAGGGAAGCCGAGTCACAGACAGGTTCCGTGCGTTACCCGCAAGAGGACAGCCACTactgacaacaacacacacatcacag ACTTTTTCGTGAAACGAAAGAGGGCTGCCGATAGAAAATCTAATGATATGAGCGCTTGCCACCTCTCCAAGTCTCCAATCCCGGTGGAACAAACTCCACGAAAGAGGATCCGTTGA